The segment ATTTTTTAGCTGTACTAACATTTCATATTCAAATCCCAATACTAGCCACAGCAAATAACAATGCAATAACTAATAATACTATTTGTCAAATTGGCATGATTACCTTCCTTAATTAATATATTTTTAAATATTTTCTTAATCTTCTTGAATAAAAGCTTTTTTTACTTTAGCAAGTAAAGAATAATGATTAAGTCGATATTCTAAAACTTGTAACGTTAATTTTGATAATTTAATTGTTACCTTATCATTTAGTTTATCATTAAAATCAAAAGTATCAACAATTAATTTTCCAAAATCGCTCAATTTACTATCTTTTTGAATATTTTTCAAAGTAATTTCATGATTTTCATCCAAAATTAGTGGTGAATTTAAACTGCGATAACTATTATTAGCTACTGGAGCAATTTCATGAAATTGCATTAAGTTATGATTTGAAATTAAAACAGCACCACCAAGTGATTTCATTAAACCCGTCGAACCAGTTCTTGTTGCAATAACTAAACCAGAACCACGAAAGTTTTCAAATAATTGATTATTAATTAACACTTGACATGAAAGAGTTGTTGTTAAATTAACAAATTTAACTTCATTAATAGCATATAAAATCTTATTATTAATATTTACTTCTAATAATGAAAATTTATTTACTATTAAATTATTATCATTTTTATCAATTCACATTAATACTTTGTCAACTTCTGTGTTTAAAAAGTTTTCATAAAAACCAAGATTACCACATTTAAAACTAACAAACTTAACAGTATTGAGTATATTATTATAATCATGAACAGCTTTTAAAAATGTTCCATCACCACCAATAATAAAAACAATATCTGGAAAAGAAGTATCTTCAAGTGCTTTAAGGGCCAATAACTTGGCCCTTAATTCCTTAGCTAATGATTGAGAATTCTCATATTTATTAGCAATAATTGTAAATTTATAATTTTTCATCATGTATTCCAATCATATTTCAATTAAAATATTTCACAAGAATCTTCAAATTCGTTTTCAATAGAACCACGTAAAAATAATTCAATCTCATCTTCATTATAACCAATTTGAATACGTTGTTTATTTTCTTGAACAATAATTGGACGTTTTAAAACAGTTGGTGAAGTTTTAATTAAATCAAAAACTTGTAACATTGTTAACTTTTCAATATTAATAGCATGTGTTTTAATAAACTTTGCTCTTGTTGAAATAATATCACCAACACCATTTGGTACAAATCTTAATAATAATTTAATTTCAGTATCGGTCAATGGATTATGGATAATATTACGTTTAATATATGGAATTTTATGTTTATCAAAAAATTGAATAACTTTTTTTGAAGACAAACAACTTGGCGAAACATATATTTTAATCATGACAATACCCCTCTTTGCTTTTAGACTACATTTGATTTAAATACTCTTTTTTAAAATTAATATTTTTTTATCTTTAAAAGATAAA is part of the Spiroplasma endosymbiont of Lasioglossum villosulum genome and harbors:
- a CDS encoding Spx/MgsR family RNA polymerase-binding regulatory protein; amino-acid sequence: MIKIYVSPSCLSSKKVIQFFDKHKIPYIKRNIIHNPLTDTEIKLLLRFVPNGVGDIISTRAKFIKTHAINIEKLTMLQVFDLIKTSPTVLKRPIIVQENKQRIQIGYNEDEIELFLRGSIENEFEDSCEIF
- a CDS encoding NAD(+)/NADH kinase — protein: MKNYKFTIIANKYENSQSLAKELRAKLLALKALEDTSFPDIVFIIGGDGTFLKAVHDYNNILNTVKFVSFKCGNLGFYENFLNTEVDKVLMWIDKNDNNLIVNKFSLLEVNINNKILYAINEVKFVNLTTTLSCQVLINNQLFENFRGSGLVIATRTGSTGLMKSLGGAVLISNHNLMQFHEIAPVANNSYRSLNSPLILDENHEITLKNIQKDSKLSDFGKLIVDTFDFNDKLNDKVTIKLSKLTLQVLEYRLNHYSLLAKVKKAFIQED